The Nitrospira sp. genome window below encodes:
- a CDS encoding N-acetylmuramoyl-L-alanine amidase — MAQAGASKRRSVLKKKKAMPSAGARRAAAVAPRASLAIENDRLVGAGVSFVETPNKGGDLAPRYLVFHYTAGKSAQSSIDWLTNPEAKASAHLILARDGSICQLAPFNVKTWHAGVSHWDGMSGLNSCSIGIEMDNAGPLKKVGDQYQAWFGTMYGEDQVLYAKHRLDDEPRWWQAYTEVQIQRALELAQLLVRQYGLKDVVGHEDIAPERKRDPGPAFPLEHVRAMVLGRTEEEPVRYRVTASSLNIRSGPGVECPSVAEPLTQGTEVVLLEKRDRWSKVELVENGDIEGWVRNSFLKAI; from the coding sequence ATGGCGCAGGCAGGCGCGTCGAAACGGCGCAGTGTTCTGAAGAAGAAAAAGGCGATGCCATCGGCGGGTGCAAGGCGCGCGGCCGCAGTGGCCCCAAGGGCAAGTCTTGCTATCGAGAACGATCGCCTTGTGGGGGCTGGCGTCTCCTTCGTCGAGACTCCGAACAAGGGGGGCGATCTCGCTCCGCGCTATCTCGTGTTTCACTATACTGCGGGGAAGAGTGCCCAGAGTTCGATTGATTGGCTGACGAACCCGGAGGCGAAGGCGTCTGCGCACCTCATCCTGGCCAGAGACGGGTCGATCTGCCAGCTTGCGCCGTTCAACGTGAAGACCTGGCATGCAGGTGTCAGTCATTGGGATGGGATGAGTGGGCTGAACAGCTGCTCCATCGGCATTGAAATGGACAACGCAGGGCCGCTCAAAAAAGTGGGTGATCAATACCAGGCCTGGTTCGGGACGATGTATGGGGAGGATCAGGTGCTCTACGCCAAGCATCGTCTTGATGACGAACCGCGCTGGTGGCAGGCCTACACGGAAGTGCAGATCCAGCGGGCCTTAGAGCTGGCTCAGCTCTTGGTCCGGCAGTACGGCCTCAAGGATGTGGTGGGACATGAAGACATCGCTCCTGAGCGGAAGAGGGATCCAGGCCCGGCCTTCCCACTGGAACATGTTCGCGCCATGGTGCTGGGCCGCACCGAAGAGGAGCCTGTGCGATATCGCGTGACCGCATCGTCGCTGAATATTCGCAGCGGTCCAGGCGTGGAGTGCCCCTCCGTTGCCGAACCGCTCACACAAGGGACGGAAGTGGTGCTCTTGGAGAAGCGCGACCGTTGGAGCAAGGTGGAATTGGTTGAGAATGGGGATATTGAGGGGTGGGTACGTAATTCCTTCCTGAAAGCGATCTAA